DNA sequence from the Chloroflexota bacterium genome:
GGATGAAGACGATGACGACCAGGCTATAGCCGATCGCCGACGCATACCCCAGCTTGAAGTACTGGAAGCCCGTGTAGTACAGGTACATGGTCACCGTGAGCGTGGCATCGGAGGGGCCTCCACCGGTGAGCAGGAACGGCTGGGCGAACAGGTTGTAGGACCCGATGATGGACTGGATCACCACGAACATGATCACCGGCCGCAGGAGGGGGATCGTCACTCGCGTGAGCACCTGCCAGCGATTGGCCCCATCGATCATGGCCGCCTCTTTGAGCTCGTTCGGGATCCCTTGCAGCCCGGCCAGGAAGTAAAACGCGTTGAACCCACTCCAGGTCCAGACGCCCAGCAGGATGATCGCCGGCATAGCCCAACGCGTGGATTGCAGCCAGGGGATCCGCGGCAGCCCGATCATCTCCAGCGCGGTGTTGAGCATACCGTAATCCTTGTTGAGGACCAACACCCAGATCAGGGAGACGACCACAGCTGAGGTCAACACGGGGAAGAAGAAGGCGACCCGATACAACTGGGTAAACCGCCGCGCGAACCTGGAATCGAAGGCCAGCGCCAGGGCGAACGCGATGGGAAGCTGGATGAGGACGCTCCCCAACGCGAAATACGTGGTATTCCAGATCGACTTAAGGAAACGAGGGTCCTCCAGAAGGTTCCTGTAGTTCTTCAGGCCGACCCATTGGGGTGTGCTCAGGCCGGTCTGCTTCTGAAAGCTCAGCAGGAACGCGTAGATGACCGGGTACAGGGAGAACGCCAGGAAAAGCAGGAAGAAGGGGGCGATAAAGACATAAGGGGCAGCCTTACGCTGCTGATAAAACCACCAGCTTGCGATCCCTCGCCGCCGCTGTACTTTGACTGCCACTGATCACCTCCAAGGAAACGAATCCGCCATCCCTTGTCTGAAAGGGTCCTCCGGTTCGCCTTATGAACACGGGCCTGGCGATGCAGATGCACCGCCAGGCCCTCCAACGGATCAACCTGCGATGATGCGATCCACTTCCTCTCGGCAGGCTGCCATGGCCTCCTCCACCGGCATCTTCGTCTCCTCAGAGAGCACCGGTGTGATCACCAGGCGGCTGAAGGCATCCGTCACCTCGGGCCACCACGGCGAGTTATGCAGCGGCGGCATGTGCGGCGCCCCCGCCGTGATGAACTCGGCAGGCTTCTGGTTGTGGAAGTACGGATCCTCGAACTGCATGCGCGGGTCATCCCAGGCCGGCTTCCAGGTGGGGAACAGGTTCTGCATCTCGAATCCGAGCAGCACCCCGTCGTTGGTCAGATTGCAGTAGCGGATGAAGTCCCAGCACACGTCCGCGTACTTGGTCTGCTCCGTGATGCAGGTGCCCGTGCCGCCGTAGGTGCCGCTCTTGGCGCCAGAGCCATCCTCCCACAGCGGGAAGAGCTGCATCTCCCACTTGCCCTCCAGATCGGCCGCGTTGTCCTTCATGAAGCCCTGCATCCAGGGGGCCCCCAGGTGGATGGCGAACTCGCCCGCGGTCATCTGGCCATACCAGGCCTGGCCCTCCGCGCGCATCACCACGAGGTCATGCACCCACTTCCAATCGGCCAGCATCTTCATGGTCTTGACGCCGCCCTCGTTGTCGAAGGAGGGATTCCCCTCCTCATCGAAGAAGCCGTTGAAGGCCTGGGCGATCATCCACCAGTAATCCCATCCCGTCGGCGACAGCGAGACCCACTTCTTCCCGGTGGCAGCCACGTAATCCTTGCCCTTCTGGATCAGCTCCTCCCAGGTGTTGATGGGATACTCGATGCCGGCCTCCTCCAAGAGATCCCAGCGATAGAAGAGGAGACAGGCGTTGAGCTCGTTACCCAGGCCGTAGTTCTTACCCTGCCAGCTCCACGGGCTGAGCGCCGATCGCTCGTAGAGGTTCTCCTTGTACGGCGCCAGCCAGTCGTTCAAGGGCAAAAAGCCGACGCGCTCGCCTTTCACGTACTGGCCAAAGCGGGATATCTCGATGTCGGCGATGTCCGGAGCGCCCGTGCCGGCCACCAGCGTGGTCAGCACCTTATCGTGCATCTCCCGGTAGGCGATCTCCTGCACATCGATCGTGACCTCGGGATGCTCCTCCTTGTATTTCTCGGCCAGCGCGATGTACCATTTGTTTCGGTTCGTCGCGAATCCCCAGAACGTGAGATTGATCTCCCCCTTCGTCTCAGCAGGCTTGGCCTCCTCTTTTGCGGGCGCCGCGGGCGCCTGTCCCGAGGGGGCGCAGGCCGCCAGGACGGTGGCACCGGCCGCCACACCAGCCATGCGCAGAAACTCCCGCCGGCTGAAACGCTTGGCTTCTGAAGACATCTCAATCCCTCCTTGCTATTTCAAATGGGAAATCACTGGAAGGCATCCGATGACGATCGTTTCACCGACAGCCTTTGCTATCCGGCCAGCAACGTGTACAGCAGGACCCACCTCCTTTCTATCTCTGGCTCTCCGCCCGGCCTCGGGGAAGGCCGGGCCCCCAAACGATCGTGGAATGCCCGCCTCTCAGGGCCGCTGAAGCGGGCTACACGACTCACGAACGATCAAGCGGGTAGGCAGCTGGATCCGCTGGTGGACATCCGCTCGTCCGTTGAGCAGATCAAACAGGAGCTGAGTGGCCTGACTGCCCATATCCATCAGCGGCTGGCGCACCGTGGTCAAAGGGGGACGCGTCTCCGCCGCCGCCGGGATATCATCGAACCCGACCAGGGAGACATCCTCTGGCACGCGCAGGCCCAGGTCCCGCAACGCATCCAGCGCCCCAAAGGCCTCCGCATCATTGGAGGCGAAGATTGCCGTCGGGGGATCCGGCAATCGCATCAGCGCCAGGGTGCCCTCATAGCCGGCCCGTCGCTGGAAGTCCCCCTCGACGACCAGATCCGGATCGAAGGAGATCCCCGCCTGGGCCAAGGCCTGTCGATAACCCTCCAGGCGATCGGCACCGGCGCGATAATCCAGGAGGCCGGTGATGAATCCGATCCGCCGATGCCCCAGGCTGAGCAGATAGCGGGTCGCCTCCAGGGCCCCCTCCGTATTGGTCGCGGATACTGAGGGCAGGTCCGAATCGATCCCACGATGATCGATCAGGACGACGGGAAAACCCCGGTGGGCCAACGCCATCAGCACCTCACCGGAGGAGCGCGGCAGCACCAACAGCAACCCGTCCACCAGGCCTCGGCTGAGGATATTCAGCCAGGAGCGCTCCCTTTCCTCGTCCCTATGCTGATCCAGAACCGAATAGAGAATCAGGTCGTAGCCGGCCTCGTTCGTCGCCTC
Encoded proteins:
- a CDS encoding sugar ABC transporter permease; this translates as MASWWFYQQRKAAPYVFIAPFFLLFLAFSLYPVIYAFLLSFQKQTGLSTPQWVGLKNYRNLLEDPRFLKSIWNTTYFALGSVLIQLPIAFALALAFDSRFARRFTQLYRVAFFFPVLTSAVVVSLIWVLVLNKDYGMLNTALEMIGLPRIPWLQSTRWAMPAIILLGVWTWSGFNAFYFLAGLQGIPNELKEAAMIDGANRWQVLTRVTIPLLRPVIMFVVIQSIIGSYNLFAQPFLLTGGGPSDATLTVTMYLYYTGFQYFKLGYASAIGYSLVVIVFILSAVNLYFFGAFRED
- a CDS encoding extracellular solute-binding protein codes for the protein MSSEAKRFSRREFLRMAGVAAGATVLAACAPSGQAPAAPAKEEAKPAETKGEINLTFWGFATNRNKWYIALAEKYKEEHPEVTIDVQEIAYREMHDKVLTTLVAGTGAPDIADIEISRFGQYVKGERVGFLPLNDWLAPYKENLYERSALSPWSWQGKNYGLGNELNACLLFYRWDLLEEAGIEYPINTWEELIQKGKDYVAATGKKWVSLSPTGWDYWWMIAQAFNGFFDEEGNPSFDNEGGVKTMKMLADWKWVHDLVVMRAEGQAWYGQMTAGEFAIHLGAPWMQGFMKDNAADLEGKWEMQLFPLWEDGSGAKSGTYGGTGTCITEQTKYADVCWDFIRYCNLTNDGVLLGFEMQNLFPTWKPAWDDPRMQFEDPYFHNQKPAEFITAGAPHMPPLHNSPWWPEVTDAFSRLVITPVLSEETKMPVEEAMAACREEVDRIIAG
- a CDS encoding LacI family transcriptional regulator, which codes for MARGPNRSRQRERIPSGGSGDGAPTIVDVAREAGVSVSTVSRVLNNKPDVAEATREAVRAAIRRLGYVANPSARRLAGGRTGILGLVIPDFTSPYAMEIVRGVGEATNEAGYDLILYSVLDQHRDEERERSWLNILSRGLVDGLLLVLPRSSGEVLMALAHRGFPVVLIDHRGIDSDLPSVSATNTEGALEATRYLLSLGHRRIGFITGLLDYRAGADRLEGYRQALAQAGISFDPDLVVEGDFQRRAGYEGTLALMRLPDPPTAIFASNDAEAFGALDALRDLGLRVPEDVSLVGFDDIPAAAETRPPLTTVRQPLMDMGSQATQLLFDLLNGRADVHQRIQLPTRLIVRESCSPLQRP